Genomic DNA from Paracoccus aminophilus JCM 7686:
CAGACGCTCGCCCATGATCCGGCGGGCGGGCGCACCCATCAGGCGGGCGATGGCGCGGCTTTGGCGCACCGCCTTGACCGCCCGGTCGTCTGGGATTTCCGCAGCGAGGATGTGCGCCAAGGCGGCGAGGGCGCACCGCTTGCGCCCTTCTTTCACTGGGCCTGTGCGGTCTGGGCAATGGGGCAGGGCAGGCTGCCCGAGGCTCCGGTCGCGTTTCTGAACCTGGGCGGCGTTGGCAATATCACCTTTGTCGACCCCCGCGCACAGGCGCCCGAGGCCGAGGGGGCTTGTTTGGCCTTCGACACCGGCCCGGCCAATGCGCCCGTCAACGATCTGATGCGCAAGCGGTTGCGGCGCGAGCGCGATGAGGGCGGGGCTTTGGCCCTGGCGGGGCGCGTCGATGAGGCGGTGATCGCGGACTTCCTGAGCCATCCTTATTTCGCGCGCGTGCCGCCGAAGTCTTTGGACCGCGATGCCTTTACCGCGCTGAGCCAAGCAGTCGAGGGCCTGAGCGACGCGGATGCGGCGGCGACCTTGACCGAAGCCGCGGCGGCGGCTGCGGGGGCGGGTATGCTCTGGATGCCCGAGCCGCCCGAGCGGGTTTTGGTCTGCGGCGGCGGACGGCACAATCGCGCGATGATGGCCGCCTTGGCGCGGCGCATTGCCGCAGAGGTCGTGCCGGTCGAAGAGGCCGGGCTCGATGGCGATATGCTGGAGGCGCAGGCCTTTGGCTGGCTTGCGGTCCGGGTGTTGCAGGGCTTGCCGACCTCGGGACCGGGCACGACCGGCGTGGCCGCGCCGGTTTCGGGCGGACGAATCAGCTATCCCCGCCGCTCTGGCCCGATGCCGAGCTCGGCATCGCGGGAACAGATACCGGGACGAGCGGGTTAAGCCTGCGAGAACTGCCACGACCCGACTGATATGTCTTATCTTGAGAGGAGATCGCGATGAAAGTCTTGCTCGCTGCCGCTGCGACGGTTGCATTGGCCACTGGAGCCTTTGCTCAGACGGCGCCGGAGCAAAGCGCTCCGGCTCAGGCCGCCGAGACCGCGAAGGATGCGGCACAGACTGCGGCAGATGCCGCCAAGGAGGCCGCGCAAAAAGTCGGCGAGGCCGCTGTTCAAGCCGGTCAGGAAACCGGCGCTGCCGTGAAAAACGCCGTAGATGCCGCGAAGAATGCTGCAGATGCGGCGGTGGATGCCGCCGATCAGGCCGGAGAATCTGCGGCGGCTGCGGCCAATAATGCCGCTGCCGCCACCACCGACAAGGCGGGCGAACTGGCCGATCAGGCCAAGACGACCGCTGCGGCTGCGGCGAACAAAGCCGCTGATGCGGCCGACAAGGCCGCCGATTCGGCCGCTGAGGCGGTGAAGGCTGCGGAAACCGCGATTGCTGCCCCCGATGTCGCTGCGCCGGTGATTTCGGCAAGCTCGCCCGGGATCCTGAGCTCCTGGGTTACCAGCCGTCAGATCTGGACGACGAATGATTCGACCAGCACGCCCTGGGCTGGCGAGGCTTTGGCCAAGCGGCCGGCGGAATGGACCCAGGTTGCCAAGGTCGATGACCTCGTGCTCGACGATCATGGCAAGCTGGTCGGCTATGTCGCCGATATCGGCGGCTTCCTTGGCATCGGCGCGAAGAAGGTCCTGCTGGGCAAGGATGCGATCCACCTTCTGACGATTGGCGAGGACCGCTTCTACGCGACCAACTTCACCAAAGCCGAGCTTGAGGCTTTGCCCGATTTCGATCCGGCGACCGTTCTGAAGTGACGGCGGGCCAGCTGGGCTGCCTTTGGGCGGTCCGGGCGGGCCTCCATGAACGCGCGAGAGGCCCGGAATCGGGCTTCTCGCACTTTTCGTGACAAAGGGCGTAGATCGGGCCTTGACGGTCCATCGTCCTGCCCTTAGACACCGCCTCACTCCAGAGGCGATCTGGTAGTGGAACGGGCGGTTGTAGCTCAGTTGGTTAGAGTACCGGCCTGTCACGCCGGGGGTCGCGGGTTCGAGCCCCGTCAACCGCGCCACTCCACTCTCATATCGCCACGGAAAAAATGCGCGGTTGTAGCTCAGTTGGTTAGAGTACCGGCCTGTCACGCCGGGGGTCGCGGGTTCGAGCCCCGTCAACCGCGCCATTTTTCGCCGATCTGGATCGACAGGGCCCCTTCACGGGGCCTTTTGTCGTTTCTGGCCCCATGTTTTCCTCATGATCCGGCGCGGGCCATTTTGCTTTTCCTCGGCGCGTTTCCTCGTCCGGCGGGGCTTTTCATCGCTTCGCAATTGCCTATTCTGGCAGCCACGAAAACAGGAGGACGTCATGGCACGCGGAATCGATTATGGCGGAATGATGCACCGCGCCATGCAGGGGCTCATTGCTGACGTTCTGCGCTCGGTCGCGGCAGAAGGCTTGCCGGGAGAGCATCATTTCTTCATCACCTTCGACACCCGGGATCCGGATGTGCAGATGGCCGATTGGCTGCGCGAGCGCTATCCGGAAGAGATGACCATCGTCATCCAGCACTGGTTCGACAATCTCGTGATCGAGAAAGACCATTTCGAGATCACGCTGAACTTCGGCAACTCGCCCGAGCCGCTGCATGTGCCCTTCGATGCGGTGCGCACCTTCGTCGATCCTTCGGTCGAATTCGGTCTGCGGTTCGAGACCCAGAACGAGGATGATGACGAGGAAGACGACGAGGAAGACGAGGATGACGCCGAAGACGGGGTCGAGGTTGCCGAGGCCGAAGAGGCTCCGAAAACCGGCGCCGAGGTGGTCAGCCTGGACAAGTGGCGCAAGTAATCCGTCATAAGCCTGTCACTGCGAGGACCTAGGCCCCATATCAGCATCATGCTGGAGGTAGCCTTGTCCGACCTGTCGCTGTTTCTTGGCCAATTTCTGCGCCGCCCCTCTGAAATCCGCTCGCTCGTGCCGACCGGGCGCGCCGCCGCTCGCGAAATGGCGCGGCATGTGCGCCCGGAGATGGAGGCGGTGGCGGAAATCGGGGTTGGCACCGGCACCATCACCAAAGCCATTCTGGCGCGCGGCCTGCCGCCGGAACGGCTTGAGCTTTACGAGCTGAATGCCGCGTTTTGCGGCCGTCTGCGCGAGCTTTTCCCCGGCACGCACGTCCATAACCTGCCCGCGCAAGAGATGGTCAATGTCGGGAGGAAGGATCTCGATGCGGTGATTTCCTGCGTCCCGACCCTGCCTCTGCCCGACGAGATCCAAAGCGCGATTCTGGGCGCTGCGCTGAAAATGATGAAGCCGGGCGCGCCCTTCGTGCAGATCACCTATGGCCCCTTGCCGCCGCTCTCGGATGCGGTGCGCGCGCGCTTTGGTCTGAGCCACCAGAAAAGCCGCCGGATCTGGGCCAATTTCCCGCCTGCCAGCATCTATGTCTTCCGTCAGCTTGGCTGATTTTGGCATACATTTGCATACAGATTGCGAATCTCTGCCGCAGCGCCTAGAACCCCCACGAAACCGTGAGGCCGCCCTCTGCGTGGCCCACAAAACCGCGAGGGATGGAGAGCCATGACCAAGACCCGCACCGAGACCGACAGCTTTGGCCCGCTCGAGGTTGATGCCAGCAAATATTGGGGCGCGCAGACGCAGCGCTCGATCATGAACTTCCCGATCGGCTGGGAAAAGCAGCCCGTGCCGATCATTCGCGCGCTTGGCGTGATCAAGCAGGCCGCCGCCGAAGTGAATATGGCGACCGGCAATCTTGATCCCAAGATCGGCAATGCCATGGTCGAGGCCGCGAAAGAGGTCGTTGCGGGCAAGTTCGACGACAACTTCCCGCTGGTGGTCTGGCAGACCGGCTCGGGCACCCAGTCGAACATGAACGCGAACGAGGTCATCTCGAACCGTGCCATCGAGATTCTGGGCGGCGAGCTTGGCTCGAAAAAGCCGGTTCACCCGAATGACCATGTGAACATGGGCCAGTCCTCGAACGACACTTTCCCGACCGCGATGCATGTCGGCATTGCCATGCTGGCGCGCGATCTGCTGATCCCGGGGCTCGAAAAGCTGCACAAGGCGCTGGCCGCCAAGGCGGTCGAGTTCAAGGACATCATCAAGATCGGCCGCACCCATACGCAGGATGCAACGCCCCTGACCTTGGGTCAGGAATTCGGCGGCTATGCCCATCAGGTCGAAAAAGGCATTGAGCGCGTGAAACTCGCGCTTGGCGACATCTATGAGCTCGCGCAGGGCGGCACGGCTGTCGGCACCGGGCTCAACACCAAAAAAGGCTGGGACACTGCGATTGCCGCGAAGATCGCGGAAATCACCAACCTGCCTTTCGTGACCGCACCGAACAAATTCGAGGCTCTGGCCGCGCATGATGCGATGGTGTTTTTCTCGGGCGCGCTGAAGACGGTTGCGGCCTCGCTCTTCAAGATCGCGAACGACATCCGCTTGCTGGGTTCGGGTCCGCGCTCGGGTCTGGGCGAGCTGATCCTGCCGGAAAACGAGCCGGGCTCTTCGATCATGCCGGGCAAGGTCAACCCGACCCAGGCCGAGGCGCTGACCATGGTCTGTGCCCATGTCATGGGCAATGACGCGGCGGTGACCTTCGCGGGTTCGCAGGGCCATTTCGAACTCAACGTCTATAATCCGATGATGAGCTACAATGTCTTGCAATCCATGCAGCTCTTGGGCGATGCGGCGGGCTCTTTCACCGACAATATGGTCGTCGGCATCGAGGCGAACCTGCCGCGAATCGACAAGCTGATGAAGGAATCGCTGATGCTGGTGACGGCGCTGGCGCCGACCATCGGTTACGACAACGCCACGAAAGTCGCCAAGACCGCCCACAAGAACGGCACGACGCTCCGCGAAGAGGCGATCAATCTGGGCTTCGTCGATGGCGAGACCTTCGACAAGGTCGTTCGTCCTGAGCAGATGGTCGGCCCCGAAGACTGATCCGCGCCTGCGATCTGGTGGCGTGATCTCGCGCCACCGATGACAATCAGGGGCCGCCGTGGCATTCTGCCGGGGCGGCCTTTTCCATGCGGAGACCTTCCATGACTGTCATCAACCTGCGTCAGGCGCGCAAGGACCGTGCCCGCGTCGAAAAGCGCGCCAAGGGCGATGAAAATGCCGCGAAATTCGGGCGTTCCAAGGCGGAAACCGCGCAGAGTCGTGCTGAGGCCGAGCTGAGCGCGCGCCGTCTCGACGGGCATCACCTTGACGGCGGCCGCGCGCCGGGCGAGGGCGCGGATGATTGATCTGCCGCCTTTGAGCGCGCCCGCGAAACACTCGGTCACGATTGACGGGCACCGCACCAGCGTCAGTCTGGAGGAGGCCTTCTGGCGCGAGTTGCGCGCGATTGCGCAGGTGCAACAGACCACCCCCGCCGCGCTGATTGCCGCCATCGACCACCAGCGCCCGCCCGAGGTCGGCCTTGCCACCGCGATCCGGCTTTACGTTCTTGCCGAGGTCAAGGCGGGGAGAAACCTTGCGGCGACGGCCATCGGCGACTAAAAGCGCCCCACAAACCCTAGAAATGACGACATACGGGACCCCGCACAATGGCTGGCCATTCCAAATGGGCGAACATTCAGCACCGCAAAGGGCGCCAGGACGGCATCCGTTCGAAGCTGTTTTCCAAGCTCTCCAAAGAAATCACCGTCGCTGCCAAGATGGGCGACCCTGATCCCGACAAGAACCCGCGCCTGCGTCTGGCGGTGAAGGAAGCGAAGTCAAACTCGGTTCCGAAAGACGTGATCGACCGCGCCATCAAGAAGGCGGTCGGTGGTGATGCCGAGAACTATGACGAGATCCGCTATGAGGGCTATGGTCCGAACGGCATCGCGATCATCGTCGAGGCCATGACCGACAACCGCAACCGCACCGCCTCGAATGTGCGCAGCTATTTTACCAAATCCGGCGGTGACATGGGCCAGACCGGCTCGGTCAGCTTCATGTTCGATCGCGTCGGCGAGATCTTCTACAAAGCCGCGATTGGCGATGCCGATACCGTCATGATGGCGGCTTTGGAGGCCGGGGCCGATGATGTCGAGAGCGACGATGAAGGTCACTGGATCTATACGTCGGATCAGAGCCTGATCGATGTCGCGGGCGCGCTGGAAAGCTCGCTTGGCGAATCGGAGCATGCGAAGCTGATCTGGAAGCCGCAGGCGCCGACCGAGATTACCGATCTCGAGATGGCGCAGAAGCTGATGAAGCTGATCGACACGTTGGAAGATGATGACGACGTCCAGAATGTGACGGCGAATTTCGATCTCTCCGAGAGCGTGGCCGCGCAGCTTTGATGTCTTTGCCGGAGCCTCCGGCGGGGATATTTAAGACATGAAAGACATCAGGGTCGCAGGTCTTCTGCGGCCCTTTTGCATATGGCCTGCGTCAGCGGGGCGATGGCCGCGGCGATGTCGCGGCTGACCTGCCAGTAAAGCGGCACGTCAAACGGCTGCCCGGGGGCCAGCGTGACCAGGCGGCCTGCGGTGATCGCGGGGAGCGCCATGCTTTCGGGGATCATGCCCCAGCCGAGGCCGAGTTCGATCGCATGGGCGAAGGGTTCCGAGGCGGGGATGCGGTGGCCGGAGAGGCGAAGTTTCGCGCCGGTGGCGCGTTCGGCCCATCGCATTTGCAGCGCGTCCTTGGTGTTGAAGATGATCGTGGGCGCGGCGGCGAGGCTTTGCGCGGTGAGCCCTTGCGCGAAATGGCGCGCGTGGAATTCGGGCGTGGCGGTCGCGAGATAGCGCATATGGCCGAGCGCGCGGGCGTCGCAGCCCGCGACCGGATTGGGGTTTGAGGTGATCGCCGCCGAGACCTGACCTTGCCGGAGCCAGTCTCGGGCGTGGTCCTGATCGTCGATCACCAGATCGAAGAGCACGGGCAGCGCCGTCATCGCGGGCATGAACCAGGTCGCGAGGCTGTCGGCATTGACCGCGATTTTCAGGACCGCCGGACCCGCCTTGGGACGGATCGCGGTCTCGAGGCTTTGTTCGAGCAGGCGGACCTGATCGAGATGCTGCATCAGTCGGAGCCCGGTTTCGGTGCCGGTTGCGGGGGGGCCTCGGTGGATGAGCACGGCGCCGAGGCGCTCCTCGAGCCCCTTGATGCGTTGGGACACGGCAGAGGGGGTGAGCGAGAGTTGCGCCGCTGCCGCCTCGAACGAGCCGCGGCGGATGATCTCGGCCAGAGCTTCGAGAGCGGCATAGTCGTGCATCAGTTTTCCTTAATCTGAATGAGAATTGTTAATTTGATTGATCATGGCCCATCAGGCAAGACGAGGCAAAGGAGATAAGCCATGCAATCCTATCTTGCCGGTCTGGGCATGCTCTTGTCATTGATCGTTGCCATTGGCGCGCAGAATGCCTTTGTGCTGAAACAAGGCCTGTTGCGGCAGCATGTGCTGGCGGTGGCCCTGTTTTGCGCGCTCTCAGATGCGCTGCTGATTGTCGCGGGGGTCGCTGGTGCGGGGGTGATCGTCTCGGCTCATCCGGGCTTTTTGACGGCGACGAAATGGGGCGGGGCGCTCTTTCTTTTCTGGTATGGGCTGCGGTCGTTTCGCGCGGCTTGGGTGGGCGGTCAGGAGCTGCATGCGACGGCGGGCACGGCGGTGCAGTTGGGTGCGGTTCTGAGCACGGCGGCGGCGCTGACCTGGCTCAATCCGCATGTCTATCTGGATACGCTGATCCTGCTAGGTGCGGTTTCGGCGCAGGCCGAGAGCCGGTGGCTGTTTGCTTTGGGCGCGGTCTCGGGCTCGCTTGGGTTCTTCCTGCTTTTGGGCTTTGGCGCGCGTTTGCTCGCGCCGGTCTTTGCCCGCCCGATCGCGTGGCGCGTGCTCGACGCATTGGTCGGTGCGATGATGTGGCTGATCGCCTGGGGGTTGGTGCGCGGATGATGCGAGGATGATGTTGGGGGTGATCGGGAGGAGCTGGAGCGCTCCTCCCTTGGACCTTACCGCAGCAGCGTCCGGTCCGGCGGCTCGTGTTTGCGGTTGAGGCCGATATCGCGCAGCAGATAATCCGAGAGGCCGGTCACCGGCGGCGGCCGGTTTTTGCGCCGGATTGCGGCACGGATCAGCGCGGTGGCCACGGCCCAGATGCCGTGGGTGTCGATCAGATCGTCGAGAGGCGCGCGCAGTTCATGCGCCGGGGTCAAAGGCAAAGCAGTCATGGGGTTCGTCCGCCTGCGCAGGGCAGGGCGGTCCTTATGTGGAAGGTTTCGAAAGGGGTGCCACGGCGCGCCGCAGGGTTGCGGGGCGAAAGAGGCATCGGCTTTGAAGGGAGATCCCGCCGTCAGGTCGGGATCAGTTGCGGATCAGAAGCGCTGCGAAAAGCGGCGTCGGTGATCCTGCGCTTGCGCCATGAAGGAATGGGCAAAAGCGGTATTGGATTTGAATACGAACATTGGCCCCCCTTTCTTCTGTGATGGCGCAGGCCGCCAGTTGCGCAGAGATGGCTCATCAAAACAAGCCCGCCCCGCGCAAAAGGCGGGGCGGGCTGTGTCGGCTTGGCAACAGGGGGCGGTTAGCGCCCGGGATTGACCAGAGCGGCAATCACGCCCTTGCGGCTGACGATGCCGCCGCCCAGA
This window encodes:
- a CDS encoding anhydro-N-acetylmuramic acid kinase; translation: MTNRMIRALGLMSGTSLDGVDAAIIETDGLRIAGFGRSAYAGYSDNEAQVLHEALGRWPGEPGVAEAAELSVAAHAGLAAQFPEAEVLGYHGQTLAHDPAGGRTHQAGDGAALAHRLDRPVVWDFRSEDVRQGGEGAPLAPFFHWACAVWAMGQGRLPEAPVAFLNLGGVGNITFVDPRAQAPEAEGACLAFDTGPANAPVNDLMRKRLRRERDEGGALALAGRVDEAVIADFLSHPYFARVPPKSLDRDAFTALSQAVEGLSDADAAATLTEAAAAAAGAGMLWMPEPPERVLVCGGGRHNRAMMAALARRIAAEVVPVEEAGLDGDMLEAQAFGWLAVRVLQGLPTSGPGTTGVAAPVSGGRISYPRRSGPMPSSASREQIPGRAG
- a CDS encoding PRC-barrel domain-containing protein, whose amino-acid sequence is MKVLLAAAATVALATGAFAQTAPEQSAPAQAAETAKDAAQTAADAAKEAAQKVGEAAVQAGQETGAAVKNAVDAAKNAADAAVDAADQAGESAAAAANNAAAATTDKAGELADQAKTTAAAAANKAADAADKAADSAAEAVKAAETAIAAPDVAAPVISASSPGILSSWVTSRQIWTTNDSTSTPWAGEALAKRPAEWTQVAKVDDLVLDDHGKLVGYVADIGGFLGIGAKKVLLGKDAIHLLTIGEDRFYATNFTKAELEALPDFDPATVLK
- a CDS encoding SspB family protein, with the translated sequence MARGIDYGGMMHRAMQGLIADVLRSVAAEGLPGEHHFFITFDTRDPDVQMADWLRERYPEEMTIVIQHWFDNLVIEKDHFEITLNFGNSPEPLHVPFDAVRTFVDPSVEFGLRFETQNEDDDEEDDEEDEDDAEDGVEVAEAEEAPKTGAEVVSLDKWRK
- a CDS encoding class I SAM-dependent methyltransferase, with translation MSDLSLFLGQFLRRPSEIRSLVPTGRAAAREMARHVRPEMEAVAEIGVGTGTITKAILARGLPPERLELYELNAAFCGRLRELFPGTHVHNLPAQEMVNVGRKDLDAVISCVPTLPLPDEIQSAILGAALKMMKPGAPFVQITYGPLPPLSDAVRARFGLSHQKSRRIWANFPPASIYVFRQLG
- the fumC gene encoding class II fumarate hydratase; translation: MTKTRTETDSFGPLEVDASKYWGAQTQRSIMNFPIGWEKQPVPIIRALGVIKQAAAEVNMATGNLDPKIGNAMVEAAKEVVAGKFDDNFPLVVWQTGSGTQSNMNANEVISNRAIEILGGELGSKKPVHPNDHVNMGQSSNDTFPTAMHVGIAMLARDLLIPGLEKLHKALAAKAVEFKDIIKIGRTHTQDATPLTLGQEFGGYAHQVEKGIERVKLALGDIYELAQGGTAVGTGLNTKKGWDTAIAAKIAEITNLPFVTAPNKFEALAAHDAMVFFSGALKTVAASLFKIANDIRLLGSGPRSGLGELILPENEPGSSIMPGKVNPTQAEALTMVCAHVMGNDAAVTFAGSQGHFELNVYNPMMSYNVLQSMQLLGDAAGSFTDNMVVGIEANLPRIDKLMKESLMLVTALAPTIGYDNATKVAKTAHKNGTTLREEAINLGFVDGETFDKVVRPEQMVGPED
- a CDS encoding DUF4169 family protein; the encoded protein is MTVINLRQARKDRARVEKRAKGDENAAKFGRSKAETAQSRAEAELSARRLDGHHLDGGRAPGEGADD
- a CDS encoding ribbon-helix-helix domain-containing protein, translating into MIDLPPLSAPAKHSVTIDGHRTSVSLEEAFWRELRAIAQVQQTTPAALIAAIDHQRPPEVGLATAIRLYVLAEVKAGRNLAATAIGD
- a CDS encoding YebC/PmpR family DNA-binding transcriptional regulator, whose protein sequence is MAGHSKWANIQHRKGRQDGIRSKLFSKLSKEITVAAKMGDPDPDKNPRLRLAVKEAKSNSVPKDVIDRAIKKAVGGDAENYDEIRYEGYGPNGIAIIVEAMTDNRNRTASNVRSYFTKSGGDMGQTGSVSFMFDRVGEIFYKAAIGDADTVMMAALEAGADDVESDDEGHWIYTSDQSLIDVAGALESSLGESEHAKLIWKPQAPTEITDLEMAQKLMKLIDTLEDDDDVQNVTANFDLSESVAAQL
- a CDS encoding LysR family transcriptional regulator ArgP, translating into MHDYAALEALAEIIRRGSFEAAAAQLSLTPSAVSQRIKGLEERLGAVLIHRGPPATGTETGLRLMQHLDQVRLLEQSLETAIRPKAGPAVLKIAVNADSLATWFMPAMTALPVLFDLVIDDQDHARDWLRQGQVSAAITSNPNPVAGCDARALGHMRYLATATPEFHARHFAQGLTAQSLAAAPTIIFNTKDALQMRWAERATGAKLRLSGHRIPASEPFAHAIELGLGWGMIPESMALPAITAGRLVTLAPGQPFDVPLYWQVSRDIAAAIAPLTQAICKRAAEDLRP
- a CDS encoding LysE/ArgO family amino acid transporter; the protein is MQSYLAGLGMLLSLIVAIGAQNAFVLKQGLLRQHVLAVALFCALSDALLIVAGVAGAGVIVSAHPGFLTATKWGGALFLFWYGLRSFRAAWVGGQELHATAGTAVQLGAVLSTAAALTWLNPHVYLDTLILLGAVSAQAESRWLFALGAVSGSLGFFLLLGFGARLLAPVFARPIAWRVLDALVGAMMWLIAWGLVRG